In a genomic window of Oncorhynchus masou masou isolate Uvic2021 chromosome 4, UVic_Omas_1.1, whole genome shotgun sequence:
- the LOC135522889 gene encoding neuronal pentraxin-1-like, which produces MPGNMPGIKEGHSWQLFLLSFLVLEGSTQDFGQTQFICTSVPKDMDLCAATMQNSGPAEDLKTTVMQLRETVLQQKETIMNQKETIRELTSKLSRCESQSLPEAGAGGRRIVPGAKNTMGDVSRGPQDTLAQLGQTLQTLKQRLENLEQYSRNNGTAQANSLKDLLQNKIDDMEKQVLSRVNTLEETKPGQKNDTDQRNRVESTLTSVHHRITDLEKGGKDNRPLDKFQLTFPLRTNYMYAKAKRTLPEMYAFTVCLWIKSNASPGVGTPFSYAVPGQANELVLIEWGNNPMEILINDKVAKLPFIINDGKWHHIGITWTTRDGMWEAFQDGVLRGSGENLAPYHPIKPQGVLVLGQEQDTLGGGFDATQAYVGELANLNMWDRKLSIGEIYNLATCNSKAQTGNVFSWSESNIEIFGGATKWTFEPCRALN; this is translated from the exons ATGCCAGGAAACATGCCTGGAATCAAGGAGGGACACTCTTGGCAACTTTTCCTACTTTCTTTCTTGGTTTTGGAGGGGTCGACGCAAGATTTCGGACAGACCCAGTTTATTTGCACGTCTGTGCCCAAGGATATGGACTTGTGCGCGGCTACGATGCAGAACAGCGGTCCGGCGGAGGACTTGAAGACGACAGTGATGCAATTGAGGGAGACCGTGTTACAGCAAAAGGAGACCATTATGAACCAAAAGGAGACAATCAGGGAACTAACGTCCAAGTTGAGCAGGTGTGAGAGCCAGAGTCTGCCCGAGGCGGGAGCGGGAGGCCGGAGAATAGTACCGGGCGCCAAGAACACTATGGGGGACGTATCAAGGGGTCCTCAGGACACTCTCGCTCAACTAGGACAGACTTTACAGACTCTCAAACAGAGGTTGGAGAATCTTGAG CAATACAGCCGAAACAACGGTACGGCCCAGGCGAATAGTCTGAAAGACCTGCTTCAGAACAAGATTGATGATATGGAGAAGCAGGTGCTGTCCCGGGTCAACACCCTGGAGGAGACCAAACCGGGTCAGAAGAACGATACAGACCAGCGGAACCGAGTGGAGTCCACGCTGACTTCAGTGCATCACCGGATAACGGACCTAGAGAAAG GTGGGAAAGACAACAGACCGCTGGACAAGTTCCAGCTGACATTCCCGTTGAGAACCAACTACATGTACGCCAAAGCCAAGAGAACCCTGCCGGAGATGTATGCCTTCACCGTGTGTCTGTGGATTAAATCTAACGCGTCGCCCGGGGTGGGCACACCTTTCTCCTACGCTGTCCCAGGGCAGGCCAACGAGCTGGTGCTGATTGAGTGGGGAAATAACCCGATGGAGATACTCATCAATGATAAG GTGGCCAAGTTGCCGTTCATCATCAACGACGGGAAGTGGCATCACATCGGCATCACCTGGACCACGCGCGACGGGATGTGGGAGGCGTTTCAGGACGGAGTGCTGCGGGGCAGTGGAGAGAATCTGGCGCCATACCATCCCATCAAGCCGCAGGGGGTCCTCGTATTGGGACAAGAGCAG GACACGCTGGGGGGAGGTTTCGACGCGACACAAGCTTATGTGGGTGAGCTAGCAAATCTCAACATGTGGGACAGGAAGCTTTCCATCGGGGAGATTTATAACCTGGCAACCTGCAACAGCAAAGCGCAAACTGGCAACGTATTCTCTTGGTCGGAGTCCAACATTGAAATATTCGGTGGAGCTACCAAGTGGACATTCGAGCCGTGCCGTGCGCTCAACTGA